Within Peptococcaceae bacterium, the genomic segment GCAAATAAAACTGTTGAGGGTCCTTTCAACCAATAAAATAACAAAGATCGGCGGTATAAACGAGGTGCCGATCGATGTCAGGATAATTTCAGCTACGAAGAAAGATCTTTTAAAAGAAGTGGAGCAAGGCAGTTTCAGGGAGGATTTTTATTTTCGTATCAGTGTAATAACCCTTAAGATTCCTCCCCTGCGCGAAAGAAAAGAAGATATTCCTTTGTTGGTAAGTTATTTTATCCGCATGTTTTCCAAGCAGCTGGAAATCGAAGGCGTTACTGTAACGAACGAATTTATGCAGGCATTGTCCAGTTATAATTGGCGCGGCAATATTCGCGAGCTGAGGAATGTCATCGAAAGAGCAATGCTATTGTTAGGCAATGAAAGGCAATTGACAATTGCGGCTTTGCCGGAAAGAATTATTAAATCCTATGAATACCACAGCAAAAAACAGAAAATAGAAGCTATTATAAAAGCTAATAAAGATGAAGCGAGCAGGGGGATACTCCGAGATATTGAAAAGTATGTGATTGAATCAATCCTAAAGGAAGAAGGGGGCAATATTACAAAAACTGCAGAAAGACTGGGGATTAGCCGGCCTACACTTTATAAAAAAATGCAGGAAAATGAAATTAAGTAGATTAAGGATGCATGGTTGTAAAATTGTTTTACAACCATACGAAGTGTAAAATATGTTTACATAGGAGAAAACTCTTGTTTTTTATTGAGAAAAGTCTGTATGCTGTTTCGAAATGCTGGGCGTGTAAATAAAATTTACACGCCCTTTTGCATTTTTAAAAAGAAGGGGCGTGTTTTACTCGCCCCTGATGCGGATACATTTTTTATAATTATAGCTCAGGGCTTGAATTAACTAGGTTTTTTTGTTTCTTTTATGTTTAAAAAATCATGCCAAAGTGATTATTGGCAAACTCTGTTTTTGGCATAGAAATTGCTTCTATCAAATAACCTGAAACATTATATAATCGCAGTTTGATTATTAAGGAGGTGATAGCGTTTATAAATCCGAGAAAAATCTTTGCATGGGGAGGCGATTAACTGAGTTCCGGTAAAAAGAATGTCTGAAAATATTAATAATTACCTCGCGGATCCTAGTCTATCTTTAAATCAGACTTGTTCTTTCGTATGACGTTAGATATGAAGGGGAGGGAATATCCATATGGGAGTTTTAATCGCTGTTATTGTATATACTGTGGGAATATCGCTTATCACTACTTATTTAGTAAAAAGAAATGAAAAGGCCGGTAAAGACAATTTTATGCTGGCAAGCCATAGTTTGCCGTGGTACGTGGTAGGGGTAACCATGGGATTGACCGTCCTCGGGGCGGTACACGTGTTTGGACTGCTGGAGATGGGCTTCATCATGGGCGCCGGGGCAATATGGTTTTCCCTGGCCGTTGCCTTCAGCATTGTCCTCGCCGGATTCTTTACAGGCCCGTGGGTACGCAAGCTGAAGTTTGCCACGATGCCTGAGTTTTTTGCTGCGATATTTGGCGAAAAGATTAGGTTGCTTGCCGTGTGTGGTACCGTAGGCGTGGTTTGGGGATATTTAACCTTAGAAACACAAGGTTTAGGAATTCTTTTTTCGTTGTTTACCGGGTGGGATATCAAGCCTGCTATTATTCTGGGTGCGGTACTTGGACTTCTGTACGTTTATCTGGCAGGTATGAAACAAATCGGCTGGCTTAACCTGGTAAATACGGTAGTCATATATAGTGGCTTAATCGTGGGGATTGTCTTCTTTTCCGCAAAATTACCTGGTGGAAACTGGGAACAAGTAAACAATTTTTACTTGCAAAAATCCCAGGCATGGATGCTGAACATATTGTCAACTCCGGAAATTCTCTACGGTTTTGCCTTGAGTTTGCTGGTAGCAACAGCTTTTGCCAATGCTGTCAGCCAGACTCTTTTACAATCTGCAATATCTGCAGATGATGAGGCAAGCATCAGAAAATCCACCTGGGTTGCTGTGCCGGTTAATGGTCTGTTTGGTGTTTTCACCGTTGCTATGGGTATTGCGGCAGCAAGCGTACCGGAATATGCCAAATTAGGGCCGAAAATGGCTGGCCCCACTATGATCGTCAATTACCTTCCGCCGTGGTTGGTGGCCTGGTTGTTGGCCGGCTTTTTAGCGGCTGTTTTATCTACTTTTGCTATGCACTCCATGTCAACGGCAACATTGTTTGTCAAAGATATCTATGTCAACCGCTACAAGCCAAATGCCACAGAAGAAGAGCAGACCAGGCTTTGCCGCATCCTGATTTTGCTTTTGGCTGCTTCGGCTACCGCGGTAGGCACGTTCCTTCCCACTATTGTGGCCGCTGTATCTTGGCTGAATTCGTTCTTGGCTCCTTTATTCTTTGTCCTGGTGGCAGGACTGTTCTGGAAAAGGTCGGAGGCAGCGGGTACAATAACTATTTTGGTTGCATGGATAGTAAACATTTTATGGTCATTCACTTCATTGCCAAAACTTTTAAATATGCCTCAGGACATAAATGGCTATATAACGGTTTCGATAACCTTGGTATTGGGCATTGTCTTGTTTGCCGCTATGGACGGAAAGCCCGGGCTTTTCAAAGAACGCAAGGAAAATTTGGTTTCTGTATCCAGTGCTGAATAATTAAAAGAAAAGTGCTTTGGGCCGCGCATTACTCCACGCCACTACTGAATTAATTTTGTTTGGAGAGGTGATTATCGATGTTTTGGCCGTTTTTTCTAAAAGTGTTGATAATTTTGTTGATTGAAGTAGTAATTGGTCAGATGCTTTACTCATTACTGTTTAGAGGGAAGGAGAGCAAGAGCTAATGGAAGACGTGATCGTAACCAAATATTGGATGATGGGTGTCATTGTTGTAATGTTGATTTATGCAATTTCGTATTTTGTCTTCTCGAACAAGGGTTCTGATAAATCAACGGACAAACCCGTACGATAGGCGCTTAAATCTATTCAACTAATCTTCTGTAAACTGGGCGGGGGAAAATATACAAATATTATGTCAAGAAATTGCGTTGTTATATTGATCCCCCGTTCACTCCCTTGCTTTAAGCAAAGTATGGTAATTTGAATGGGAGGAGAAGGATGTTATGAGTGGCGTATTGGCTGAAGGCGCTGAGAAAGGCTGGAAGAACTACGATGATTTTGCAGCCGGGCAAGAGACAAACCGCTTGCCAAATACCGACCATTGGGTAGGAAAAGAACTGAGTATTAAACTGGAAAACCATAAAACACTGAAACTGTCTTTTGAAAGAGAAAAGGTAAAATGGGATTACAACGGCGAAACAGGTAAAGATACTTATGAAGAAGTTTGCACTTCTCCCAATCATTACTTTATAGACATTCAATTTGCCAAAAGAGCCAATGAATGCTTGACAATTGTCATGAACAGTCAAACACGACGGGCAATCACTGTGCGCTCAATCGTGCGTGAGCAGGTTCCTGCCGGCGAACCGCGTGTGACTCAGGAGTTTCTTGTAGGAGACATCCTCGGCGGAAATCCCAGCGGTGAAGTGCCAGGTCCCACCCGTGATTTGATTGGTTACCGTCAAATCAATGTGTACAGCCCCAACCATACTTATGAACATATTTATGTGAATTCGCAGCGTTACGCATGGCAGTGCTTGAACGGTGTGCAACGGGGCCACGGTGACATGGATTATGCCAGTTACTATAAACTGGAAGATAAAATGTATGTTTTTACTTTTAGGGAAAAGATTATCCCTTGCGCTTCCGTCTTTTTCTTTGATTACAAGATAGGGCGTTGCACAGGAAAATTCATTGGGATAACCAAAGACGGGAAAATTGAGAACACCCGTGCTGGCTCATTTATTCAAAGAATGAGTTACAACTGCTATCCTACCGGTGTTGAGCCTGTTTGAGGAGGTCCCTCAAGTGAATGATAATATCTCAACGATCAAAAACCTGTATGCCACAATAACTCTCGGCGATAAGAATAATATGCTGATGGAAGCAATGAAGTAGAAAAATGTCGGAATCTGAAAGGTGAGGAGATGATTATGCTTCAAGAAGTAATGATATCTCCGGGAAGAATAAACTTTGAAGATGTGCCCAAAGCCAAGCTTAAAGCCTGGCGAGATTCTGATCCGGATGAAATGTGTCGGGATTTGCGGATCTGACTTGCATGTTTATCATGGCAAGCTCCCCTTTGTTAAATACCCTATAGTTCAGGGGCATGAGGGTACAGGGGTGGTTGTTGAAGCAAATGATTGCAAAAAAATCAAAGTAGGAGACAGAGTAATAGTTAGGCCGCAAAAGGTATGTGGAAGATGTGATCCTTGCCGGAATGGCAGTTATCACATTTGCGACAACTTGCAGATTATGGGCATCCATACCCCGGGCTTGTCTTCGGAATATGTAGCCGTGCCTGAGAAAATGGCCGTAATAATACCCGAAGATATACCCTTGGATGTGGGGACGATGATAGAGCCTCTTTCTGTAGCTGTTCATGCTGTCAATTTGGTTGGAAGTGTCGAAAACAAAAACGTCTTGATAATTGGGGCAGGAACCGTTGGAAATCTTGTTGCGCAGGTTGCAAAAGCGAAAGACGCCAAAGTAATGATAACCGGCCGTACGGACTACCGTTTGGAGTATGCTAAACAGCTAGGCATTCACTATTGTATCAATGATTCTAAAGAAGATGTGGGGAACGCTTTGCAAAAGGTTTTTGGGCAAGGAGCTGATGTAACGTTCGAGTGCATCGGAGTGGAATCATCGGTTAACCAGTCATTTGCTTACTGCAGAAAAGGCGGAAAAGCAGTAATAACCGGTGTAATTGGGGAAAAACTCTCGATCGCTGTAGGCATCATCCAGGATAAAGAGTTGACGGTGTATGGATCGCAGATGTACCGGGAACAAGACTATCTTGAATCGATTTCCCTCATCCAACGGGGCAAAGTAGCGTTGGCTCCCCTGATCACAGCACACTTCTCGATGAAAGAATACCTTGAGGCGTATAGATTTATCTTATCCGGAAGCAACAAAGTCATGAAGGTAATAATAAACATTGGGGAAGGCTAAACCAGTGTTAATAAAGGGCAGCAAGCAATTTTCAATTGTTTATTTATGATAAAAATTCCAGGAGGAGTATCAAAAATGAGTTTTATGTTTGGAATTCCTGCTTTTACTTTTTTTGGTGAGGACAGTTCAAAACAAGTCGGAGATCTTATTAAATCCTTAAATTGTAAAAAGGCTTTTTGCGTGTATGATAAAGGGGTAAAGGCTGCCGGTATTGTTGACAATCTTATTGAGATTATTAAAGGCGCGGGCGTTGAAGTTATGGAATATGACGGAGTTCTGCCCAATCCGCCTGATACGATCGTCGAAGAGGCTGCCCAAATCGCCAGGGGAGCAAATGTCGATATTGTGGTAGCTATCGGTGGCGGCAGCTCGATTGATTGCGCCAAAGCTATCAACATCCTGCTATCCAATCCATCTCCCATTAACCAGTA encodes:
- a CDS encoding sodium:solute symporter family protein; the protein is MGVLIAVIVYTVGISLITTYLVKRNEKAGKDNFMLASHSLPWYVVGVTMGLTVLGAVHVFGLLEMGFIMGAGAIWFSLAVAFSIVLAGFFTGPWVRKLKFATMPEFFAAIFGEKIRLLAVCGTVGVVWGYLTLETQGLGILFSLFTGWDIKPAIILGAVLGLLYVYLAGMKQIGWLNLVNTVVIYSGLIVGIVFFSAKLPGGNWEQVNNFYLQKSQAWMLNILSTPEILYGFALSLLVATAFANAVSQTLLQSAISADDEASIRKSTWVAVPVNGLFGVFTVAMGIAAASVPEYAKLGPKMAGPTMIVNYLPPWLVAWLLAGFLAAVLSTFAMHSMSTATLFVKDIYVNRYKPNATEEEQTRLCRILILLLAASATAVGTFLPTIVAAVSWLNSFLAPLFFVLVAGLFWKRSEAAGTITILVAWIVNILWSFTSLPKLLNMPQDINGYITVSITLVLGIVLFAAMDGKPGLFKERKENLVSVSSAE
- a CDS encoding molybdenum cofactor biosynthesis F family protein produces the protein MSGVLAEGAEKGWKNYDDFAAGQETNRLPNTDHWVGKELSIKLENHKTLKLSFEREKVKWDYNGETGKDTYEEVCTSPNHYFIDIQFAKRANECLTIVMNSQTRRAITVRSIVREQVPAGEPRVTQEFLVGDILGGNPSGEVPGPTRDLIGYRQINVYSPNHTYEHIYVNSQRYAWQCLNGVQRGHGDMDYASYYKLEDKMYVFTFREKIIPCASVFFFDYKIGRCTGKFIGITKDGKIENTRAGSFIQRMSYNCYPTGVEPV
- a CDS encoding alcohol dehydrogenase catalytic domain-containing protein encodes the protein MCPKPSLKPGEILIRMKCVGICGSDLHVYHGKLPFVKYPIVQGHEGTGVVVEANDCKKIKVGDRVIVRPQKVCGRCDPCRNGSYHICDNLQIMGIHTPGLSSEYVAVPEKMAVIIPEDIPLDVGTMIEPLSVAVHAVNLVGSVENKNVLIIGAGTVGNLVAQVAKAKDAKVMITGRTDYRLEYAKQLGIHYCINDSKEDVGNALQKVFGQGADVTFECIGVESSVNQSFAYCRKGGKAVITGVIGEKLSIAVGIIQDKELTVYGSQMYREQDYLESISLIQRGKVALAPLITAHFSMKEYLEAYRFILSGSNKVMKVIINIGEG